The following is a genomic window from Sphingobacterium spiritivorum.
ATTTCCTTTGATCGCTGCCACACCTGGGATATCTGAATCCGGATTTTCCGGAGTCCATCGGTCCGCATAGGTAGCCCATTGGTTATAACCATACTTATAGGCTGACTCAAAGACAATACGATTGGCATTCAGAATATCATTGCCGTATGACCATTGCAAGAAGACATTCAGGTCAAAACCTTTATATGAAAAGTTATTGGAGAAACCTCCGATGTGGATTGGATTAGGATTACCGATCACTGTCTTATCTGCTTCGTTGATAATATAATCCCCGTTCAGATCACGGTATTTGATGTCTCCCGGCTGAACAGAAGTACCTGAAGCATTATTAGAGGTGACATTGTCTTTCAGGACATAGTTATCACCTACTTTATTAAAATCATCATACTTATATACTCCCTCATAGATATACCCGTAGAACATACCGATAGGCTCTCCTATCTTGGCCACATATCCCGGAATATTTTTCCAGTCATCACCCCATCCCTGACTGGTCAGCAAATAGTTCTGATTTTCAGCCAGCGACAATACTTTATTTCTGTTAAAAGCAATATTAAAGGACGTATTCCAGCTAAAGTCCTTTTTGACAACAGGTGAATAGCTAAGGGTTATTTCCAGTCCTCTGTTACCCACTTTACCGATATTCTTGATAGATCTGTAATATCCGGTATTCGGAGACATATCGGCATTCAGCAACAGATTGGATGTTTTCTTATCATATACATCTACTTCTACGGAAAGCTTATCTTTGAACAATCCCAGATTATATCCGATATCAATCTGACTGGTTGACTCCCATTTCAGATTCGGATTTCCGATACTTATATTTGCCAGTCCATTGGAGTAACCTCCGCCAAATGTATATCCCGGAAAATTATTGTAGAAATTACCGGCATCTGTATTGACAGCAGCCATAGCCGGGTAAGCAGCAAAATTGCTGACAGCATTGTTACCGGTCACTCCCCATGACACGCGAAGTTTGGAGGTTGAAATTGCCGGAACAGATTTAAGCCACTCCTCTTTATCCATCTGCCATGCCGCTGCCGCTGAAGGAAAATAACCCCAGATATTGTCTCCAAGGAAACGGGAAGAACCGTCCACACGTAAGGTAGTCGTAAAAATAAAACGATCCAGCAGCTTATAGTTTAATCTTCCCATAAAGGAAGCTAATGCCCATTCAGAAGAGCCTGCTCCTACCGCATTAGGGATTCCTTCTCCCAGACCATTCAGGCCCAGACTTTCATTTGGCAGAAGAATAGCACTTCCATTGAACAGTCTGCTTTTGCCGGATTCGGCAGAGAAACCGACCATCAGATCGAAGTAATGATTCTTATTTAATCTCCGTGCATAGGTCAGGGTATTGGCATTTTGCCAGCCTGAACTCATAAAGATAGATTTGGAACCGCTGACCGCAAAGTTGGAAATAAAACCGGATCTTGAAAACCGTCCGTTGAAGACATCATATTCACGCTGACCCTGATTGTAACCACCAGCCAGACGAAGTTTCAGATATTTATTGATTTCGTATTCCAGGTAAGCATTTGTATTCAGACTACCCCCATAGTTTTCCCGCAGCTCATTCCGGGCTGTCAGTATAGGATTGAAGGTATTATTATTTCCCTGCTCAACTTCAGGATCTACCGGCTCATTGATCAGGTCTAATGTGGGATCAATAGACAACGGTCTGAATGACCATACACTGAAAAGCATATTCGTCTCATTGACATAACCGGATGCTGAAGTCGGTGTACCGAAGGTTTTGATGTAAGAATAACTGGCATTCATGCCCACTTTCAGCTTGTCGTTGACCTGCTGATCCAGCACCATCTTACCCAGTATGCGTTTGAAACCCGAATTGATGAGTACACCATCCTGTCCGGTGTACGACAATGTAGTAGAATACTTGGTTTTGTCGGTTCCTCCTGCTATGTTAAAATAGTGATTCTGCATCGGTGCGACGCGAGTAATCTCATCTTCCCAGTTGATTCCCTTTACTGTACGGTAATAATCAAGGTTGCGGCCATCCTGAAAATACAAAGTTCTGGTACGAACAGAGTCAATCTCATTTTGCAGACGCACAAACTCGTAAGGGTCCAGGGATTGTAGTCTTTTATTATTTTCCTGCAGCCCGTAGTATGTATTAAATGTCAATACAGGTTTTCCTACCTTCCCTCTTTTGGTCGTAACAATAATAACTCCATTGGCTCCTCGTGCTCCGTAGATAGCAGTAGCCGAAGCATCTTTCAGCACATCGATAGATTCGATATCTCCCGGATCAATGGTATTTATGGGGTTGATAGACTGGTCTCCTGCACTTTCAAATGGAAAACCATCTATTACGAACAGGGGAAAGTTACTTTGTGTGATCGAGTTATTTCCACGAATAGTAATGTCAATACTCGATCCCGGCTGTCCTTCTGCTGAACTTACCTGCACTCCCGCCACACGTCCGGCAAGTGCTTCATCAAATGTTTTGACCGGCGCTTTCTGCAGATCTTCGATCTTTACCGACCCTACAGATCCGGTCAGGTCCTTCCGTTGAGCAGTACCATATCCGATGATGACTACTTCATCCATCTGTGAGGTCGCTACTGCAAGGGATACCTGCAGCTGTGTACGATCACCCAGAGCGACGATCTTGCCTTCATAGCCCACATAACTAAATGTCAGGGATTTGTCCGAGGGTTTCACAGCAATACTAAAATTACCTTTTCCATCGGAAAACGTTTGTTTCTGAGATTCTACCACGCTCACAGACACACCTGCCAAAGGTTTCCCGTCCTGATCACGGACGGTTCCCTGTACCTGCCGGGTTTGACTACTGGCCGTGTGTGATGAAAAAATCAACAGAATCATTAATGTAAGGATACGCCACACAGGACTTCCCTTCCATCTACTAATCTCATTCATGTTGTTCATAGCATTATTTAGGTTGTTTATAAAATGTTGGTTACTCGGTTTATTCGATAGCTCCTCCATAGTGGAGCTCAATTGTTTTCATTGGGTAAAATCTCTTTTACACTTTAGGTTGACCGCAATTTTTATTTCAGCCGGCCCTGAAAGTCAATATTTTGTACAAATGGATTCAGATACTGATCGATAAGTACCGCCACCTCGGCACGCGTCAGATACCTGTTGCCTTTGTATGCTTTTATAATTTCTTCTTTCTCCTTTTTCGGATCAACACGCTGAATCAGTGTAGCCAAAAAATCAATTTCCAGATCTTTACCGGAAGCCTGTACATCCCGCAGCTGTGGATAATAGGTTCTTAATCCTTCGGTCAGATCATATTCACTGATACGGTGTTCCGGATAAAACCAGGTCTGGTTGGCCCACTTATAGGCGATTCCTTTTCCCTTAAGTATGCCGGTTGCGCCTATACGCTGCACCGCTTCAAAATAGCTATCCTGTGGCTTGACATCTATAAAAGGCAGCAGATAAGCGTCATGATCAAGCAAAGTCTGCTGAACGGTTCTTACCTCCAGATTCTGAGGACTGCGGTCTTCTTTTACTGCAAGAGCTGCCAGAGCACCGGCCGCCTGCCCTATACCCAATACCACCGGTTGAAGACGTGTAGCTCCCGCGACGATATTACTTACACTGATACTCTTCTCTGCAACAATAAAATTATCTACACCTGCAGGAATAAGAGCGCCCAGAGGCACATTGTAAGAAGGTACTTTGATTTTTACAAAATCTATTTTCGGAGCCTCCGGATTTTTCAGATGGTGGTGATCTATGGTATAGTCACCTACAATACCGCCTGTTCTGTATAATGGTATTTCCTGTTCATAGGGCTTCTGTACATAAGGCAGTGTCAACGCTGCAATTCCTGCTACCCTTCTGGATTCCCGATGATATGGAATGAAAGGCAGCTTATCCGCTGTATCAAACTCATCATCTGCCAGTCCCAGATGTTTAAATCCAAGTACAGTCTGCAGGTGGTATATAAAACGCAAGGTATGGTCCTTTGCTTCCTGCAAAGCCTTCTTACGTTCTTCCGGAGATTTCTCGATTATATTCAGATAAATATCATTACCGTCCTTTGGCCAGTTGATCATGTATTTCCCGTTCGGAAGTTTTCCGTACGTGATCATTTGTGAACAGTCAATCTTAGGGGTATTATCATGTGAAGCGGGATCTGCGACATCACAGGCATGTTCAAATACCTTTGGATCATACCCCTTTGGTTTCCTGATCGTCTTGTCTGCCCCCGGTCCGTAATCTTTCAGCACCGCTACATAAGTCAGGTCTTGGATAATATCGTTTGCTTTTTCGGGAGCATATTCCTCTTTTGTATCCTGACGGCTATCCATACCGATCTTATAAGATGCTCCCACTGCAGGCAGCAGGTCTCCAAGTTCGGTTGCATCGATTACAACTCTGGCCGACACCTGTATTTTCTTCCCTTTCTTATCGACCTCGACTTCCCAGCCCTGTGCCGTTTTAGTTATTTTCTTCCATTGTGCAGAATACCACACTTCCACGTTCTTTTCTGCAGCAATCATGCTTTTCAGAATTTTATTCCCTACGGAAGGTTCAAACAGCGTATTGCTTACCCATCCTGTCTCTACAGCGGCAGGGCCTCCGTAATACTTATATAAATGACTTCTGAATTCGCCCCACAGTCCTGCCGGCATCTGATGATTGCCATCTATAGCAGAAACCCCGGCAGCCGTAAGCATTCCACCCAGCCATTGTGTTTCTTCAATAACCAGTGTCTTCACCCCAAGACGGGAGGCTTGTATAGCTGCCGTGGTACCACTGGCCCCTCCACCGACGATCAGCACATCGACACGGACAGGAGAAGCGCCCTCAGCATGAATTAAACAGGTAAAGAATAAGCTTATAAATACAAGGTAGATTTTCATTTTATCATAATATGGTTTACAGACCACTAATATATAATATATTTAAAATAAACACAACAATTATTAATTTTTTTTATTAATTGAGTACCATTTAAAAGCATTTAGTATTTATCAATATATTTCATACATTTGATTTTAAAAAAAATCATATAACAATGACATTCCTTGAAGAGCTTAATGGCGATAATTTTTCGGGTGTTGCCTACAAGAACATACAGTTAAAGAAAAACATCATCTCTTTCTTTTGTACGCACAGCAGCGCTACAATTGCTGATCTATGCAAGGAATTAAACCTCAGCGTTCCCAAAGTGACCAACCTGATTAACGAACTTATTCAGGAGGAACTGGTACAGGATCTGGGAAAAATCAATACAAACGGTGGAAGAAGGCCTAACTTATATGGACTGATCGCTGATTCTGTATTTTTTTTGGGTGTAGACGTCAAACAGAACCATATTAATATCGGAATTACTAACCTTCAAAATGAACTGGTCTATATAAAAGAACATCTTCCGTTTACGCTGAGCAATAGCACCGCCTCTCTGGAAGAATTGATACAACTGATTCACAGTTCGCTAAAAACATTCAATATTCCCAAGGAAAAGATTCTGGGTATGGGTATTAATCTTTCCGGCCGGATCAACTACTCTACAGGTTACAGCTATAGTTTTTTTCATTTTCATGAAGAGCCGTTAGCTAAAATTCTGGAGAATGAACTGGGAATAAAGACATTTCTGGAGAATGACTCCCGGGCTATGGCTTATGGTGAGTTCAACTCTGAAGCGATCAAAACGGAGAAAAATGTGATTTTTCTTAATCTGGACTATGGTCTCGGGATGGGCGTCATGATCAACAGTTCATTATACTATGGTAAATCCGGATTTGCTGGAGAATTTGGTCATATTCCTATTTTCAACAATGAGATCATCTGTAACTGTGGTAAAAAAGGATGTCTGGAAACGGAAGCTTCAGGATGGGCACTGACTCGCTTATTTCAGGAAAAACTACAGGAAGGTTCTTCATCTATTATCCTCTCTCATCCGGTCAAAACTTCGCCCAAAACAATAGCAGATATCAAATTAAAAGATATTATTGCTGCTGCAAAAGCAGATGATGTACTTGCCATAGAACTGATCGCTGAAGTCGGCGAAAAAATAGGAAGGGCAATTGCATTGCTTATCAATGTCTTTAATCCCGAACTGGTCATCCTGGGCGGAATATTATCGGAGACAGGAGAATATATCACACTCCCGATTAAGAGTGCGATCAACAAATTTTCACTGAGTCTGGTCAATAATGACACAAAGATTATTTCGGCTGTACTGGGTGAGAAAGCGGGAGTATTAGGAGCCTGTTTTCTGGTTAGAAACAGACTCCTGAACAAGGATTATCAATAAGCCGCACCGCTTATAGAAATCTCTTCTCCACCCTTTGCGGTCCAGTCTTTAGCAGATACAATATCAAAGTATTCTGCTTTGGGACAAGCCATTTCAGTATAACGTTCTTCATGAAAAGGAACCGCTACTAATGCTCCCTTTTCATGACGGATCAGATTGGTATAAAACCATCGGGAGCCTTTTACTTTTGTCGTTGTAGCCTGTGCAGGTTTTCCCTCATTAGACATCTGATCGATTGCATTCACCCGCTTAAATTCGCCTTTGCGGCCAAACGCATATCCTGCACATTCAAAGTCATATTCAAACTTTTTGCCGGCTCCTTCCACGACAAAGCGAAGCAACCCGTCACGTATCAATACAACGGACATATGCACTTCTTCACCGGGATACCAGTAGTAATCTTTGATAGCAGGAGCATTGACGAATACAGCGGCCTGCTCCGTACCATGACCGGTACGACGCATAAAAGGACGGAAAGCTTTACGTTCTTCGCTAACCACTCCCCGTTCGTCTTTAATCACTTCCCAGCTCAGGCCGATATCCGTCTCCTGACCATCCATACAACCGCCAAGATAGACAGAAGGATTATCCAGATATTGCTTTGATTTTTTAGGATTGATACGGGTTTTATCAAATTCTATCTGAGGTAAGAGTACCTTTCCTTCTATGCCTACCCAATTATCTTCACTGGAGACTAATTTTCTGTAATAAGCACCTTCAAAACAGACTTTTGATTGCTCCGGCCTGATCTCACCTTTAAAAAATCGCACATCAGAAGAAGTAATACCCCTATTTTCCAAAGGTTTAGCATCCTTTTTAAGTGACGCACAACCTGCCAGTACTAAGATTCCGATTCCGGTTAAAATATATTTATACATAGCTATCCTCCTGATCGTTAATTAAGATCTATGGGTACTAATACCAGTGGTGTTGGCAAACAAGACGCTCCGGGAGGCGAATATGTCAACTTGAGGATCTGCTCCTTACCGATCTGCTCCGGTTTAAAGATCTGAATCAGCACAGCTTCGGGATTTCCTTTCGTATTGAGACGCTCAGCAGGTAACTGCACCACTCCACCTTTATATACGCCATCACTCACCACTACACTGGCGGCCATAGCGCTGCACCATTGATTGTCCGACCTGGAATTCCAGGTCAGCAGAGCCAGTCCCTTACCATCATTACTTTTCCATTTGAGCTCAATATTATACATCACTCCGTAATTGCCAGCCAGTGTGGATACGGTATTGCTTTCTCCTTCTATACCTTTAACCCATGCATCATCTTTACCATCTGCAACTACGAGCTGCGTGACTCCTTTATCTGTCTCCAGCACAGCTTCATTAAAAACTTTATAGTTGCTCACTCCGAACATTCCTCTCCCTGCATTTTTCTTATTGGTCGGGATTACAGAACCGATGGTTTCATATGCCTTAGGCCCGCTTGTACCCGGAGCAGTCTGCAATACGGCTACTTCTCCCGGTTCATCGATCAGAAATTCATATATGCCATGTACCAGTTCATCATACCTGACCACATTGCGCTCCAGTACCTCATCGATCGCAACTGTCTGACCGGGTTTTATAGCACGTTCCTTGGCCAGTCCCTGCGAATTGAAGTAGTCGTATAACCCTTCCTTTCCAACTTTAAAATAGTTGGTGCTTGGCTTTTGTGAAGAATATTTAAGCATTTTCATGCGCATATTACCTTTACCGGTATTCTTGATTACAGCTGTGATCTTTCGGTCTGTTTTTGGTTCTTTGACACCGTTGACATTATACACATACAAGCGGACTGTACCTGGTTCTACTTTTTCCTTCAGCGCGATCCCTTCCGGAATACGAATATATTCAGGATCATCTGAAATCATATATTGCGGTCCCGGCCAGATCACTCTATCGTAATTTATTTTGGTAAAGCTCTCCGTCAGAAAGTTATCCAGACGTACAATCTCTCCCTGCTTTGTATTTTTTAATTGCGCTGCAATATGCTGCGGAACCTGCTGTGCATACAAAGCAGATACAAAAAGCAGCCCCAATGTTACGGACAGCCCCTTTTTCTTCAGTGTAGTATTCATGTTATAATTTGGTTTTTAGTAAGGTGTTGAAATATTCAAAGTGTACCGGCAGACTCTCAGACCAATAAGTACCGGTATGTGCCCCGGGTCGTGCGATATAGGTAGCTTTGATCTTCCATTGATCACAGCTGTCCCTCAAACTTTTGTTTGCTTTGTACAGGTAATCTTCCGTACCACAATCGAAAATGAAGGTTTTGGAAAGCCCTTTTAACCGCTTTATGCTCGTGACCACCGAATAGTGGTCAAAGTTTTCATTTGTTTCACTGTATTCTCCGAGATGTTCTGCCAGGGTCGTTTTCTTAAACCCGGAGTGCCGCAGGTTAACTACACCGGAGCTGCTGCCAGCACTTAAAAAAGAAGCCGGATAATTTACAAACAGCCACAATGCGCCATGACCACCCATACTGGCTCCGGTGACAAAAGAAGCATCCGAACGCCCCCCGAAGTACTTATTGATATACGGCATAAGTTCCCGGATAAAGAAATCTTCGTATTGAACACCTGACTTCAATGGTGAATTTATAAACCAGCTGCTTTTCAGTCCATCCGGACATACAATCAGAAATCCATAGGTGTCCGACAGCCGTTGCAGATCCAATATCTTAGAAAATGTACGATAGTTAGCTCCATGACTATGCAGCAGATAAACAACAGGATATTGTTCCTTCCTTGAATATCCCTTAGGCTTATATACATATACGGAATCTGTAGTCTGCAGACTTTGAGAATTAATCAATACTGTCTCCTGTGCGAAACATAGTCCGGATAGTAAAAACAAAAGAAGAAAGAAGTAAATTTTCACAGGTTTATCATTTTAAGAACTCAAATATAAAATAAATTTTAATAAATAATAATCATTTATTAAAAAAAATTAATAACTATATTTACACAAGAGCCACCTAAATCTATTTAGACCACATATAAAGGAATATCTTATCTTTATGCTTTTTAAAATAAACAGGGGAATGCAGCTGACAAGAATGCTACATTAATCTGAAAAGATGGTAAACAATGCATATACGCCGGACAACACCAGAAGATTATAAGACGATCATGCAGATATGGGAATCTGCTGTACGTGCGACTCATGATTTTCTCACGGAAGAGGATTTTTTGTTTTTCAAAGAAGCTATCCCCAGAGATTATCTGCCGCAGCTTACAGCCTATATCCTGTATGATCAGGAACAGGCAATGGGTTATATAGCAGTGGCAGAGCAACACCTTGAAATGCTGTTTGTAGATGCTGACTCCCGGGGAAAAGGATATGGTAAGATGCTGTTGAACTATGCTGTTGAGCAATTAGGCATTCGCTATGTGGACGTAAACGAACAGAATGAACAGGCTGCAGGATTCTACTTCAGGATGGGATTTGAACAGACCAGACGATCGGCTACAGACGGCTCCGGCAAACCTTATCCCATATTACATTTACAGCTCCAATCAAAATAAGCAGCCCGATAGGACTGCTTATTAAGTTATTTGTTAAATAGCTGACGGATTACTGTGGGATATTCTCGATGAGAAGTTCATTTCCGGCTTTATCATAATAAGCACAGGTCATCCGGTCCATATCAATAATCCATTTTTCTACTCCCGATCGCGCACAATCCCGGCAAAAGGTAAGGTAATCGGTCAGACCTTGCTGATGATCTTTAAGATCTTTCCTAAACTGTACTATATCACTTTGGCTGGCAATTTCCAGTCTGTCATATTTGGCCGGAGCTGATGTGGTATATCCTTCCGCACCAAAATAATCTATGCGTCCGTCTGTTACATAAGCATTGTACCCCAATACGCCAAATGCTTTGATCTCCCGCATATAGGATGGAAAATCTGCTCCGGATTTAACTTTGGCATGTGCCTGTTTGATTTGTTCTATTGTAAACATGGATATCCGATTTTTTAATACCTAAATATAACAGAATACTTCCATATTACAGCCTTTGTACGCTATTCCAAAAAGAGAATACGGATTAGCCAATCTTATTAATATACCAGAGTTGATTGTCTCCTCCATGCTTCGGAAACAAAATAATTTCTGAACCATTTTTACATATTCCTCCCTTTACATCCAGACAGGATCCCTGTGTACTTTTTGGAGAGATCGTATACAGAACAGGATAATTACCTGTGGTCGTAATTCTCCACTTCTGACTGTCGCTTCCACTTTTTCCTTGTATAGCAACTTTTGTTTCATTTCCAGTCCTGTACGCTGCGTCCAGCACTTTACCTGTCGTATGCTGTGGCTCCAGATAGTAAAATCCATCTCCGGCATCTGTCAGCTTCCATTTTTGGTTGTTTGACCGTTTGGCTTCATACACAATAACAGGAGCACCATCCTGACTGTCCCCGCCTTTTACATCCATACAGAAATCATATCCATCCTGAAAAAGTCCCAATGTGGTACATATCTCTACAACTGAACCAATCGCAGGTGCATGTACATTCGCTTTATTGCAGTTGATCAGTAGCTTCGTAAGATTGGAGCCGATTTCAGGAAAATCCATCGGGATAATACCATAGCGTGCAGGGGCAGATTCGGACAAGTATTGGTGGAAAAGCGGAAGCACAGTATCCGCCATGTTTCTGGGATTAGTAGTAAGTGGTAACAATCCACCAAGGAAACCTGTAGCACTTGCAAAATTGATATAAAATTTCTCTTTACTATCTGTTGAAGCTCTGATCAGACAATTTTTAACATATACATTAAACTTGTCTTTACGGTCATCATCATCTGACCATGAGTTATACACATCCTGAACATAGAAATTAATATTATGATGACTTAAAGGCCCCTCACTATCGTTTGGCCAGCCTCCCTGAGTATCCAAACCAAAATCTGCCATATCAAATCTTCGGAACAATACAATCTTACCGCGTACTTCTTTCAGCAAAGGGTTCTTATCATTAGCCAGCCACCATCTTTTTTTCCAGTCACTCCGTTTTTCTATTGTATTCTTTACCCATTCGTGAATCTCGTTACCAAATTCTTTTTTGACCGA
Proteins encoded in this region:
- a CDS encoding SusC/RagA family TonB-linked outer membrane protein — protein: MNEISRWKGSPVWRILTLMILLIFSSHTASSQTRQVQGTVRDQDGKPLAGVSVSVVESQKQTFSDGKGNFSIAVKPSDKSLTFSYVGYEGKIVALGDRTQLQVSLAVATSQMDEVVIIGYGTAQRKDLTGSVGSVKIEDLQKAPVKTFDEALAGRVAGVQVSSAEGQPGSSIDITIRGNNSITQSNFPLFVIDGFPFESAGDQSINPINTIDPGDIESIDVLKDASATAIYGARGANGVIIVTTKRGKVGKPVLTFNTYYGLQENNKRLQSLDPYEFVRLQNEIDSVRTRTLYFQDGRNLDYYRTVKGINWEDEITRVAPMQNHYFNIAGGTDKTKYSTTLSYTGQDGVLINSGFKRILGKMVLDQQVNDKLKVGMNASYSYIKTFGTPTSASGYVNETNMLFSVWSFRPLSIDPTLDLINEPVDPEVEQGNNNTFNPILTARNELRENYGGSLNTNAYLEYEINKYLKLRLAGGYNQGQREYDVFNGRFSRSGFISNFAVSGSKSIFMSSGWQNANTLTYARRLNKNHYFDLMVGFSAESGKSRLFNGSAILLPNESLGLNGLGEGIPNAVGAGSSEWALASFMGRLNYKLLDRFIFTTTLRVDGSSRFLGDNIWGYFPSAAAAWQMDKEEWLKSVPAISTSKLRVSWGVTGNNAVSNFAAYPAMAAVNTDAGNFYNNFPGYTFGGGYSNGLANISIGNPNLKWESTSQIDIGYNLGLFKDKLSVEVDVYDKKTSNLLLNADMSPNTGYYRSIKNIGKVGNRGLEITLSYSPVVKKDFSWNTSFNIAFNRNKVLSLAENQNYLLTSQGWGDDWKNIPGYVAKIGEPIGMFYGYIYEGVYKYDDFNKVGDNYVLKDNVTSNNASGTSVQPGDIKYRDLNGDYIINEADKTVIGNPNPIHIGGFSNNFSYKGFDLNVFLQWSYGNDILNANRIVFESAYKYGYNQWATYADRWTPENPDSDIPGVAAIKGNASKAYSTRVVEDGSFLRLKTLALGYNFKKEFLQGIKLKTLRIYASAQNLVTWTKYSGYDPEVSVRRSALTPGFDFSAYPRARTITVGLNTTF
- a CDS encoding FAD-dependent oxidoreductase, which codes for MKIYLVFISLFFTCLIHAEGASPVRVDVLIVGGGASGTTAAIQASRLGVKTLVIEETQWLGGMLTAAGVSAIDGNHQMPAGLWGEFRSHLYKYYGGPAAVETGWVSNTLFEPSVGNKILKSMIAAEKNVEVWYSAQWKKITKTAQGWEVEVDKKGKKIQVSARVVIDATELGDLLPAVGASYKIGMDSRQDTKEEYAPEKANDIIQDLTYVAVLKDYGPGADKTIRKPKGYDPKVFEHACDVADPASHDNTPKIDCSQMITYGKLPNGKYMINWPKDGNDIYLNIIEKSPEERKKALQEAKDHTLRFIYHLQTVLGFKHLGLADDEFDTADKLPFIPYHRESRRVAGIAALTLPYVQKPYEQEIPLYRTGGIVGDYTIDHHHLKNPEAPKIDFVKIKVPSYNVPLGALIPAGVDNFIVAEKSISVSNIVAGATRLQPVVLGIGQAAGALAALAVKEDRSPQNLEVRTVQQTLLDHDAYLLPFIDVKPQDSYFEAVQRIGATGILKGKGIAYKWANQTWFYPEHRISEYDLTEGLRTYYPQLRDVQASGKDLEIDFLATLIQRVDPKKEKEEIIKAYKGNRYLTRAEVAVLIDQYLNPFVQNIDFQGRLK
- a CDS encoding ROK family protein — encoded protein: MTFLEELNGDNFSGVAYKNIQLKKNIISFFCTHSSATIADLCKELNLSVPKVTNLINELIQEELVQDLGKINTNGGRRPNLYGLIADSVFFLGVDVKQNHINIGITNLQNELVYIKEHLPFTLSNSTASLEELIQLIHSSLKTFNIPKEKILGMGINLSGRINYSTGYSYSFFHFHEEPLAKILENELGIKTFLENDSRAMAYGEFNSEAIKTEKNVIFLNLDYGLGMGVMINSSLYYGKSGFAGEFGHIPIFNNEIICNCGKKGCLETEASGWALTRLFQEKLQEGSSSIILSHPVKTSPKTIADIKLKDIIAAAKADDVLAIELIAEVGEKIGRAIALLINVFNPELVILGGILSETGEYITLPIKSAINKFSLSLVNNDTKIISAVLGEKAGVLGACFLVRNRLLNKDYQ
- a CDS encoding copper amine oxidase — encoded protein: MNTTLKKKGLSVTLGLLFVSALYAQQVPQHIAAQLKNTKQGEIVRLDNFLTESFTKINYDRVIWPGPQYMISDDPEYIRIPEGIALKEKVEPGTVRLYVYNVNGVKEPKTDRKITAVIKNTGKGNMRMKMLKYSSQKPSTNYFKVGKEGLYDYFNSQGLAKERAIKPGQTVAIDEVLERNVVRYDELVHGIYEFLIDEPGEVAVLQTAPGTSGPKAYETIGSVIPTNKKNAGRGMFGVSNYKVFNEAVLETDKGVTQLVVADGKDDAWVKGIEGESNTVSTLAGNYGVMYNIELKWKSNDGKGLALLTWNSRSDNQWCSAMAASVVVSDGVYKGGVVQLPAERLNTKGNPEAVLIQIFKPEQIGKEQILKLTYSPPGASCLPTPLVLVPIDLN
- a CDS encoding alpha/beta hydrolase, which encodes MKIYFFLLLFLLSGLCFAQETVLINSQSLQTTDSVYVYKPKGYSRKEQYPVVYLLHSHGANYRTFSKILDLQRLSDTYGFLIVCPDGLKSSWFINSPLKSGVQYEDFFIRELMPYINKYFGGRSDASFVTGASMGGHGALWLFVNYPASFLSAGSSSGVVNLRHSGFKKTTLAEHLGEYSETNENFDHYSVVTSIKRLKGLSKTFIFDCGTEDYLYKANKSLRDSCDQWKIKATYIARPGAHTGTYWSESLPVHFEYFNTLLKTKL
- a CDS encoding acetyltransferase, translating into MHIRRTTPEDYKTIMQIWESAVRATHDFLTEEDFLFFKEAIPRDYLPQLTAYILYDQEQAMGYIAVAEQHLEMLFVDADSRGKGYGKMLLNYAVEQLGIRYVDVNEQNEQAAGFYFRMGFEQTRRSATDGSGKPYPILHLQLQSK
- a CDS encoding DUF1398 domain-containing protein — translated: MFTIEQIKQAHAKVKSGADFPSYMREIKAFGVLGYNAYVTDGRIDYFGAEGYTTSAPAKYDRLEIASQSDIVQFRKDLKDHQQGLTDYLTFCRDCARSGVEKWIIDMDRMTCAYYDKAGNELLIENIPQ
- a CDS encoding phosphatidylinositol-specific phospholipase C domain-containing protein, which encodes MERLTQTWMSQLDDNKRLSEITIPGTHDSGTYTLGDGPIDSAAKCQTQSITEQLNNGIRYLDIRLARGTDNDGVLWLYHGKERAIAVSLDLTFEQVINDCLRFLDKNPQETIIMSVKKEFGNEIHEWVKNTIEKRSDWKKRWWLANDKNPLLKEVRGKIVLFRRFDMADFGLDTQGGWPNDSEGPLSHHNINFYVQDVYNSWSDDDDRKDKFNVYVKNCLIRASTDSKEKFYINFASATGFLGGLLPLTTNPRNMADTVLPLFHQYLSESAPARYGIIPMDFPEIGSNLTKLLINCNKANVHAPAIGSVVEICTTLGLFQDGYDFCMDVKGGDSQDGAPVIVYEAKRSNNQKWKLTDAGDGFYYLEPQHTTGKVLDAAYRTGNETKVAIQGKSGSDSQKWRITTTGNYPVLYTISPKSTQGSCLDVKGGICKNGSEIILFPKHGGDNQLWYINKIG